A genomic stretch from Caloenas nicobarica isolate bCalNic1 chromosome 3, bCalNic1.hap1, whole genome shotgun sequence includes:
- the GAREM2 gene encoding GRB2-associated and regulator of MAPK protein 2, with protein sequence MEKLAAGLARLRWSPAALPLDTIVSQCRLPTLVCLGQGERVEGVSAQDVLLVHSCRQWTTVTAHSLEEGHYVIGPKIDIPLQYPGKFKLLDQDRDIREPVQYFNSVEEVASIFPDRIFVMEAITFSVKVVSGEFSEDSEVYNFTLHAGDELTLMGQAEILCAKTVKEKSRFNTLLRKLGKAAPAAAARQVKGKMPCLICMNHRTNESLSLPFQCKGRFSTRSPLELRLQEGEHTIRSIIEKVRLPVNVAVPSRPARNPYDLHAIREGHRYKLVSIISKTVVLCCILRRDELVPFHFLLLTDMPRFQLPEGLLAGDPQLEKLLRDSAAYCHDRFNPDEYSRAVREAKPDFSEECASPRRLRLCLPVCAREELSRPLQRLSLCPCGTAGPREPPARCQGPRGIAGGTLRPPLPDFPDPDREYMTPDWAEPEFRTQELLEIPYEELWSNPGPERCCEPGPRQDLVSLGAVTPLGSSQRPGDQPRGDTPPPVPPKSEAVKEECRLLNAPPVPPRGSRPPAPCSPPAPLHCPTLAPAPSPSPSLSYYSSGLQDGSVPRSGSPSPDTYSLYCYPCTWGDCKAGEAPGRPLPPAALPPAPQPTAASWSDPWAYVEAGAGGGSGCSTPLPGAEPPLKPHRSCPRLKPPHSQKRFAPFGALNPFASPAEWPESPEWPKPPSAPSAPPASSSSPEPFAPMEEPAPPPRPPKGFEGDGIVIRGAAPLSSAVLRGAEGGVTHVYLAQGVIEVPPAARGDGGAPPAPRPSGDGSPWLPPADLSALSLEEVSKCLRFIGLSEDVVSFFARERIDGSIFVQLSEEILADDFHLTKLQVKKIMQFIKGWRPKI encoded by the exons ATGGAGAAGCTGGCGGCGGGGCTGGCCCGGCTCCGCTGGAGCCCCGCGGCGCTGCCCCTCGACACCATCGTCAGCCAGTGCCGCCTGCCCACCCTCGTCTGCCTGGGGCAGG GCGAGCGTGTGGAGGGCGTGAGTGCCCAGGACGTGCTGCTGGTCCACTCCTGCCGGCAGTGGACGACAGTGACAGCCCACAGCCTGGAGGAGGGACACTACGTCATCGGCCCCAAAATCGACATCCCGCTCCAGTACCCAG GGAAGTTCAAGCTGCTGGACCAGGACCGGGACATCCGCGAGCCCGTGCAGTACTTCAACAGCGTGGAGGAGGTGGCCAGCATCTTCCCGGACCGCATCTTCGTCATGGAGGCCATCACCTTCAGCGTGAAG GTGGTGTCGGGGGAGTTCAGCGAGGACAGCGAGGTGTACAACTTCACGCTGCACGCGGGGGACGAGCTGACGCTGATGGGCCAGGCGGAGATCCTCTGCGCCAAGACGGTGAAGGAGAAGTCGCGCTTCAACACGCTCCTGCGCAAGCTGGGCAAGGCGGCGCCGGCGGCCGCGGCCAGGCAGGTGAAGGGGAAGATGCCGTGTCTGATCTGCATGAACCACCGCACCAACGAGAGCCTCAGCCTCCCCTTCCAGTGCAAGGGCCGCTTCAGCACCCGCAGCCCGCTGGAGCTGCGCCTGCAGGAGGGCGAGCACACCATCCGCAGCATCATCGAGAAGGTGCGGCTGCCCGTCAACGTGGCCGTGCCCAGCCGCCCCGCGCGCAACCCCTACGACCTGCACGCCATCCGCGAGGGCCACCGCTACAAGCTGGTCAGCATCATCTCCAAGACGGTGGTTTTGTGCTGCATCCTCCGCCGGGACGAGCTGGTCCCCTTCCACTTCCTGCTGCTGACCGACATGCCGCGCTTCCAGCTGCCCGAGGGGCTCCTCGCCGGGGACCcgcagctggagaagctgctgcgGGACAGCGCCGCGTATTGCCACGACCGCTTCAACCCCGACGAGTACTCGCGGGCCGTGCGGGAGGCCAAGCCCGACTTTTCGGAGGAATGCGCCAGCCCGCGGCGCCTGCGGCTGTGCCTGCCCGTCTGCGCCCGCGAGGAGCTCAGCCGGCCCCTGCAGCGCCTGTCCCTCTGCCCCTGCGGCACCGCCGGCCCCCGCGAGCCCCCCGCGCGCTGCCAGGGACCGCGGGGCATCGCGGGGGGAACCCTGCGCCCACCGCTGCCCGACTTCCCCGACCCCGACCGGGAATACATGACGCCCGACTGGGCCGAGCCCGAGTTCAGGactcaggagctgctggagatcCCGTACGAGGAGCTCTGGAGCAACCCCGGCCCCGAGCGCTGCTGCGAGCCGGGCCCCCGGCAGGACCTCGTGTCCCTGGGGGCCGTCACCCCGCTGGGCTCCTCGCAGCGCCCCGGGGACCAGCCCCGCGGGGACACCCCACCCCCTGTGCCACCCAAATCGGAGGCG GTGAAGGAGGAGTGCCGGCTGCTGAACGCACCCCCCGTGCCGCCCCGGGGCAGCCGCCCCCCAgcgccctgcagccccccagccccgctgcacTGCCCCACGCTGGCACCCGCGCCCTcgcccagccccagcctctcCTACTACTCCTCGGGGCTCCAGGACGG GTCGGTTCCCCGCAGCGGTTCCCCCTCACCTGACACCTACTCCCTGTACTGCTACCCCTGCACCTGGGGCGACTGCAAAGCCGGGGAGGCCCCCGGgcgcccgctgccccccgccgcgctgccgcccgccccccAGCCCACCGCCGCCTCCTGGTCAGACCCCTGGGCGTACGTGGAggcgggtgctggggggggcagcGGCTGCTCGACCCCACTGCCAGGGGCCGAGCCCCCCCTGAAGCCCCACCGCAGCTGCCCCCGCCTCAAGCCCCCGCACTCCCAAAAACGCTTCGCACCCTTCGGGGCGCTCAACCCCTTCGCCAGCCCAGCCGAGTGGCCGGAGAGCCCCGAGTGGCCCAAACCACCTTCggcccccagcgccccccccgcctcctcctcctccccggaGCCCTTCGCCCCCATGGAGGAGCCGGCGCCCCCGCCTCGCCCGCCCAAGGGTTTCGAGGGGGACGGCATCGTCAtccgcggggccgccccgctcTCCAGCGCCGTCCTGCGCGGGGCCGAGGGCGGCGTCACCCACGTCTACCTGGCGCAGGGCGTCATCGAGGTGCCCCCGGCCGCGCGGGGTGACGGGGGGGCCCCGCCAGCGCCCCGGCCCAGCGGGGACGGCTCGCCCTGGCTGCCCCCCGCCGACCTCTCGGCCCTGTCGCTGGAGGAGGTGTCCAAGTGCCTGCGTTTCATCGGCCTCTCCGAGGACGTCGTCAGCTTCTTCGCCCGCGAGCGCATCGACGGCAGCATCTTTGTGCAGCTCAGCGAGGAGATCCTGGCCGATGACTTCCACCTCACCAAGCTCCAGGTGAAGAAGATCATGCAGTTTATCAAGGGCTGGCGCCCCAAGATCTAG